A window from Candidatus Krumholzibacteriota bacterium encodes these proteins:
- a CDS encoding DUF503 domain-containing protein produces MIASLVLELYLPGCSSLKEKRIILNSVKDRLRNRFNAAFCETGFQDKWQRSEFCVVTVANTSKRLDKILQSVISFLDSDPRVVCANIERTYL; encoded by the coding sequence ATGATTGCCAGCTTAGTATTAGAACTTTATTTACCCGGCTGTTCTTCTCTGAAAGAAAAAAGGATTATTCTTAACAGCGTCAAGGATAGACTGCGAAACAGGTTCAACGCCGCCTTTTGCGAAACGGGTTTTCAGGATAAATGGCAGCGCAGCGAGTTCTGCGTCGTGACAGTCGCTAACACTTCAAAGAGGCTGGATAAGATTCTTCAATCTGTCATATCCTTTCTTGACAGTGATCCAAGAGTCGTTTGCGCTAACATAGAAAGAACTTATTTATAG
- the truB gene encoding tRNA pseudouridine(55) synthase TruB, with protein sequence MKLKDKLNNKVIPVNKSTGITTFDCVRKFKSFTKIKKAGHAGSLDPVAEGLVLILSGEATKLSDYLMDLPKKYTADIRLGQSTDTQDTMGEVVSTGEWKDIGKEDIISVLPDFLGKRPQVPPMYSALKYKGTPLYKLARKGKEVERKPREVTTYDINLVSCNLPEFRIKVKCSRGLYIRTLAEEIGERLGVPSHLSGLRRDAIGNFNVEEAVSPDAFNMLSEIDSPGYSPAEALAHLPALEMTKRQSALLLNGVAPPFPVDMDLSRGDIIRLIRFDNTLGGIGEVTRARIIKIRRVLKTASS encoded by the coding sequence ATGAAACTGAAAGATAAATTAAATAATAAAGTTATACCTGTAAATAAAAGTACCGGGATTACGACTTTTGACTGCGTAAGGAAATTCAAGAGTTTTACAAAGATTAAAAAAGCGGGCCACGCGGGAAGCTTAGACCCCGTGGCGGAGGGATTGGTTCTGATTCTGAGCGGTGAAGCGACAAAATTGTCCGACTATCTGATGGATCTGCCGAAGAAGTACACTGCCGATATCAGGTTGGGCCAGTCAACCGATACTCAGGATACAATGGGAGAGGTGGTTTCAACCGGGGAGTGGAAGGATATCGGGAAAGAGGATATTATTTCAGTTCTGCCCGATTTTCTGGGAAAACGCCCGCAGGTTCCTCCCATGTATTCCGCGCTCAAATATAAAGGGACTCCGCTCTATAAACTTGCAAGGAAGGGAAAAGAAGTAGAGAGGAAGCCTCGTGAAGTTACAACATATGACATAAATCTTGTTTCATGTAATCTTCCCGAGTTCAGGATTAAGGTAAAATGTTCAAGGGGACTGTATATTAGAACTCTGGCCGAGGAGATAGGAGAAAGACTGGGAGTTCCTTCTCACCTGTCAGGTCTGAGAAGAGACGCGATAGGCAATTTTAACGTTGAAGAGGCGGTCTCGCCGGACGCTTTTAACATGCTCTCTGAGATTGACAGTCCGGGATACTCGCCGGCTGAAGCGCTGGCACATCTGCCGGCTCTTGAGATGACAAAGCGTCAGTCCGCTCTGCTTCTAAATGGCGTCGCCCCGCCCTTTCCGGTCGATATGGACTTATCCCGGGGTGATATTATCCGTCTTATCCGTTTCGATAATACACTGGGCGGGATAGGAGAAGTTACCCGCGCGAGAATCATTAAGATCAGGCGTGTTCTTAAGACAGCTTCCAGTTAA
- the rimP gene encoding ribosome maturation factor RimP: MVNINMTVEKNIDEILTEELGNLGYELIKANSFQRGKRRILRIFIAHPDRSITIDDCVGVSKSLSLVLDELDGISGPYNLEVSSPGVKRPLVKPEHFEQFRGKKARVQFINEKGNKQSLTGEISGTDGSSVVLRLKEDTVRIELKRITRANLDTEPVGIGKGKKGKKKKRRK; encoded by the coding sequence TTGGTAAATATTAATATGACAGTTGAAAAGAATATAGATGAAATCCTTACGGAAGAGCTCGGTAATCTGGGATATGAATTGATAAAAGCAAATTCTTTCCAGAGGGGTAAACGCCGGATATTACGTATTTTTATAGCTCATCCGGACAGGAGTATTACTATAGATGACTGCGTTGGTGTTTCAAAATCACTCTCTCTTGTCCTTGATGAGCTGGACGGCATATCAGGTCCTTATAATCTTGAGGTATCTTCTCCCGGGGTTAAAAGGCCCCTTGTGAAACCTGAACATTTCGAACAGTTCAGAGGGAAAAAAGCCAGAGTTCAGTTTATTAATGAAAAGGGGAATAAGCAGTCGCTTACGGGGGAGATATCCGGAACAGATGGAAGCTCGGTTGTCTTAAGATTAAAAGAAGATACTGTCAGGATTGAATTAAAAAGGATAACCCGGGCTAATCTTGATACTGAGCCCGTTGGTATCGGTAAGGGTAAAAAAGGAAAGAAGAAAAAGAGACGGAAGTGA
- the infB gene encoding translation initiation factor IF-2 gives MTKIRVYEIAKKYGISSQALIKILVKEGIVVKSHMSTVEKRAESMIKKHLKQIKDDTKENVKNKNKSKIKETQEKSKNKKQIKKPGKKRKPQKSKKGKKEADQKAVKESVRKTLAKMEVTRKSKRSKRKKKSEEVVEEDNVIKLPEYSTLSEVARQLDVDPTEIIKKCMGLGVMVTINQRLDSDTMSLIADEYDYEIKFEEVEPRELIKKEVKQIDPERMVSRAPVVTIMGHVDHGKTSLLDNICQRNVIAGEKGGITQHIGAYEVEVNNKKISFIDTPGHEAFTAMRARGAQVTDIVILVVAADDGVMSQTVEALNHARAADVPIVIAINKIDLPNASVEKVKRELLEHEIVSEEYGGDVMVAEVSAVSGEGVEHLLEMVLFQAEMMEIKADPLAMVHGTVIEARKEEGRGIICTVLVQQGTLRVSDNFLVGDYAGRVKAMLDERGNKIEEAPPSTPVIVMGSNGIPQAGDFLIQVEEERTARDIASKRQQLRRERERRIESKITLEDLYDQIKAGEVKELPLIIKADTDGSVGALADSLEGLDTKEVKIKIIHSGVGMINEGDILLASASNAVVIGFHVGITPPATQIVKTENVDVRFYEVIYKTIEDIKAAMSGLLEPEIIEKDIGAAEVRQVFGVSKVGVVAGSFVKSGKVVRDSFVRVEREGEVIFEGVVSSLKRFKDDVKEVNSGFECGIGIQDYNDVEEGDILRIFIKEERSRSI, from the coding sequence TTGACGAAGATTCGAGTTTATGAGATTGCAAAAAAGTATGGTATATCCAGTCAGGCTTTGATCAAAATTCTTGTCAAAGAGGGTATCGTTGTAAAGAGCCACATGAGCACGGTGGAGAAGCGCGCCGAATCTATGATAAAGAAGCATTTGAAGCAGATTAAGGACGACACTAAAGAGAATGTTAAAAACAAGAATAAATCTAAGATTAAGGAGACTCAGGAAAAAAGTAAGAATAAGAAGCAGATCAAAAAACCCGGCAAGAAAAGGAAACCTCAGAAGTCAAAAAAAGGCAAGAAGGAAGCGGATCAGAAAGCCGTTAAAGAGAGTGTCAGAAAAACTCTGGCTAAAATGGAAGTCACCAGAAAATCCAAGAGAAGCAAAAGAAAGAAAAAATCAGAAGAGGTTGTGGAAGAGGATAATGTCATTAAACTCCCGGAGTATTCCACACTTTCAGAAGTAGCGCGTCAGCTTGATGTAGACCCCACGGAAATTATTAAGAAATGTATGGGGCTGGGGGTGATGGTTACTATCAATCAGCGTCTTGACTCCGATACAATGTCATTGATCGCCGATGAGTACGATTACGAAATAAAATTCGAAGAAGTAGAACCCCGTGAGTTGATTAAGAAAGAGGTCAAACAGATAGATCCTGAACGCATGGTATCGAGAGCTCCTGTTGTAACTATCATGGGACATGTAGATCACGGAAAAACCTCCCTGCTGGACAATATCTGCCAGAGAAATGTAATCGCCGGAGAGAAGGGCGGAATAACTCAGCATATCGGCGCTTATGAAGTCGAAGTAAATAATAAAAAGATATCCTTCATAGACACACCTGGGCACGAAGCATTTACGGCTATGAGAGCGAGGGGAGCTCAAGTAACTGATATAGTAATTCTTGTGGTAGCTGCCGACGACGGCGTGATGTCTCAAACAGTCGAAGCGCTAAACCACGCGAGAGCTGCCGATGTGCCTATCGTTATAGCTATAAATAAGATAGATCTTCCAAATGCCTCCGTGGAAAAGGTTAAGCGTGAGCTGCTAGAACATGAGATCGTCTCCGAAGAATACGGGGGGGATGTAATGGTGGCTGAAGTATCGGCTGTATCGGGTGAAGGGGTTGAGCATCTCCTTGAAATGGTCCTTTTTCAGGCGGAGATGATGGAAATAAAAGCCGATCCATTAGCTATGGTTCATGGGACCGTTATTGAAGCGAGAAAAGAGGAAGGGCGCGGTATTATATGCACGGTTCTGGTTCAGCAGGGTACGCTCAGAGTATCGGATAATTTCCTCGTGGGGGATTACGCGGGAAGAGTTAAGGCTATGCTGGATGAACGGGGCAATAAAATAGAAGAGGCTCCCCCCTCTACTCCCGTTATTGTTATGGGAAGCAACGGTATTCCTCAAGCCGGAGATTTCCTTATTCAGGTGGAAGAGGAGAGAACAGCAAGGGATATCGCGAGCAAGAGACAGCAGTTAAGAAGGGAAAGGGAAAGAAGAATTGAAAGCAAAATAACTCTCGAAGACCTCTATGATCAGATAAAAGCAGGAGAAGTAAAAGAACTGCCCCTTATAATTAAAGCTGATACTGACGGTTCCGTGGGAGCGCTCGCGGATAGTTTGGAAGGTCTTGACACAAAAGAGGTTAAGATTAAAATTATTCATAGTGGTGTGGGGATGATAAATGAAGGCGATATTCTGCTTGCTTCAGCTTCCAACGCTGTAGTTATTGGTTTCCATGTCGGTATAACCCCCCCAGCCACACAAATTGTAAAAACGGAAAATGTTGATGTCCGTTTTTATGAAGTTATATATAAAACAATCGAGGATATTAAAGCCGCTATGTCAGGTCTTCTGGAACCTGAAATCATCGAAAAAGATATTGGGGCGGCTGAAGTCCGACAGGTTTTTGGTGTGTCAAAAGTGGGGGTGGTTGCCGGGTCATTCGTAAAATCCGGCAAGGTGGTCAGAGATTCATTTGTTAGAGTCGAAAGGGAGGGAGAGGTTATTTTTGAAGGTGTGGTTTCTTCCCTGAAGAGATTCAAGGATGATGTCAAGGAAGTAAACAGCGGATTCGAGTGCGGTATAGGAATACAGGACTATAATGACGTAGAAGAAGGGGATATCCTGCGTATTTTTATTAAGGAGGAAAGAAGCAGGTCTATTTGA
- a CDS encoding M28 family peptidase: MNSKFYIFLPVLLFVSIAVFGYGCSSSELPEFNKDKAFEFLLDQCEIGPRAPGTKEHKILQRYLVSKLEKFGGNVSVQPFDGVLTSGDTLKLVNIIGNFNTGSRKRILLGAHYDTRPFADRDPDPSNRDKPIIGANDGASGVAVLLEIARQLGKSNPPIGVDIVFFDGEDYGREGVSEDYILGSSYFASHMKGYRPYSVIIVDMIGEKDVEIRKEGFSRDFSARLLEEIYSIARRLDISQFRDENGVSILDDHLPFIKKGIPAVDLIDFDYPYWHTLEDTPDKCSKESLGAVGTVLLEYIWQQ; the protein is encoded by the coding sequence TTGAATTCTAAATTTTATATTTTCCTGCCGGTATTGCTTTTTGTATCTATCGCTGTCTTTGGGTATGGATGTTCCTCATCAGAGTTACCGGAATTCAACAAAGACAAGGCATTTGAATTCCTTTTGGATCAATGTGAAATTGGCCCGCGGGCGCCGGGGACGAAGGAGCATAAGATACTGCAGAGGTATCTTGTCTCTAAGTTGGAGAAATTCGGCGGCAATGTTTCAGTGCAGCCCTTTGACGGAGTCTTAACTTCAGGCGATACATTGAAGCTGGTAAATATAATAGGCAATTTCAATACCGGCAGCAGAAAAAGAATCTTGCTGGGGGCGCATTATGATACCAGGCCCTTCGCGGACCGTGATCCCGACCCCTCAAATCGCGACAAACCGATTATCGGAGCTAATGACGGAGCCAGCGGCGTTGCCGTGCTGCTTGAAATAGCGAGGCAGCTTGGAAAGTCAAATCCTCCAATCGGAGTAGATATCGTTTTTTTTGACGGAGAGGATTACGGAAGGGAAGGTGTTTCTGAAGACTATATACTTGGATCTTCTTATTTTGCTTCTCATATGAAGGGATATCGTCCTTATTCTGTAATAATAGTTGATATGATTGGCGAGAAAGATGTTGAAATCAGAAAAGAGGGTTTTTCAAGAGACTTTTCAGCGCGGCTTCTCGAAGAAATATATTCAATTGCCCGTAGATTGGATATTTCACAGTTCAGGGATGAAAATGGGGTTTCAATTCTTGATGATCACCTGCCTTTTATAAAAAAGGGAATACCGGCGGTTGATCTTATAGATTTTGATTATCCATATTGGCATACCCTAGAGGATACCCCCGATAAATGCTCAAAGGAGAGCCTGGGTGCCGTCGGCACTGTTCTTCTGGAATATATCTGGCAGCAGTGA
- the rbfA gene encoding 30S ribosome-binding factor RbfA: protein MSNKYKARKKEAIREFVAELIMKKVKDPRVANVTVQKIDAADDFSVAKIYYNIIGRKDDIETVQEGLRSCKGFIRSKIRKHIRMKVIPELIFKYDESLDKAMRIEKIINKIHDEQEDRDLEDEVD from the coding sequence ATGAGTAATAAGTATAAAGCCAGAAAAAAGGAGGCGATTCGTGAGTTTGTCGCGGAATTGATTATGAAAAAAGTCAAGGATCCGCGTGTCGCCAATGTTACGGTACAAAAGATCGACGCAGCAGATGACTTTTCGGTTGCTAAAATCTATTACAATATTATAGGAAGAAAAGATGATATCGAGACAGTTCAGGAAGGACTGAGAAGCTGCAAGGGTTTTATAAGAAGTAAGATAAGAAAACACATCCGTATGAAAGTGATCCCCGAGTTGATATTTAAATATGACGAATCACTCGACAAGGCAATGAGGATAGAGAAAATAATCAATAAAATTCATGATGAGCAGGAGGATCGGGATCTGGAGGATGAGGTTGATTAG
- a CDS encoding bifunctional oligoribonuclease/PAP phosphatase NrnA codes for MISYKDMQLFENIRTLINQHKTFILIAHIDPDGDCVGSMLSFAALLENMGKEVGCYIPGGVSGKYKKFPRLESILSEEDVKGFQFEAAFVFDTPTLGRAGDIITPEGDAVIVNIDHHPTNRRFGSINYIKDKTASTTILVYHFLSFTGSESITPEIADYLYLGIVMDTGCFRFQNTDAEALSVASELIKYGARASEITREFFYMKKFRSVKLLSCVLANLQLFEDGKIAVMTLTNSMLDEFNAEAEDTEGFIDYASSIEGVELAAFLREINPERVRASLRSLDDLDVASLAERYGGGGHKNAAGLTLEYDLERSRELIINGFRQILIKL; via the coding sequence TTGATTAGCTATAAGGATATGCAGTTATTTGAGAATATCAGAACACTGATCAACCAGCATAAGACATTTATTCTGATTGCTCATATTGATCCGGATGGTGATTGTGTCGGTTCAATGCTTTCATTTGCCGCGTTGCTTGAAAACATGGGTAAAGAGGTCGGGTGTTATATCCCGGGCGGAGTATCGGGAAAGTATAAGAAATTTCCGCGCTTGGAATCGATCCTGTCCGAAGAGGATGTTAAAGGGTTTCAGTTTGAAGCCGCTTTTGTTTTCGATACGCCTACTCTCGGAAGAGCGGGCGATATCATCACTCCCGAAGGCGACGCCGTTATAGTAAATATCGACCATCATCCCACGAACAGGAGATTCGGTTCAATCAATTATATCAAAGATAAAACCGCTTCTACAACGATTCTGGTTTATCACTTTCTTTCCTTTACCGGCAGTGAATCTATAACACCGGAGATTGCCGATTATCTCTATCTGGGGATTGTAATGGATACGGGTTGTTTCAGATTTCAGAATACTGACGCTGAAGCGCTTTCCGTCGCTTCAGAACTTATTAAGTACGGGGCGAGGGCGAGTGAGATAACAAGGGAATTCTTTTATATGAAGAAATTCAGATCAGTAAAGCTCTTATCGTGTGTTCTCGCCAATTTGCAATTGTTCGAGGATGGAAAGATAGCCGTTATGACGCTTACTAATTCCATGCTGGACGAGTTTAATGCCGAGGCGGAGGATACCGAGGGGTTTATCGATTATGCTTCTTCAATCGAAGGGGTTGAACTTGCCGCTTTTCTTAGAGAAATAAACCCAGAGAGAGTAAGGGCGAGCCTTCGTTCTTTAGATGACCTTGATGTTGCTTCCCTGGCTGAAAGATATGGCGGGGGGGGACATAAGAACGCCGCCGGATTGACTTTAGAGTATGACCTCGAGAGAAGCAGAGAGCTGATAATTAATGGGTTTCGCCAAATATTGATTAAACTTTAA
- the nusA gene encoding transcription termination factor NusA — MKSEFFNAFSQMVRVKRIDKNALIETVKASLVSAAKRKFGPDADVRVHIDEAKGALEINRIYKVVEEVESTDTEITLDEALQLDENAEIGGEVSEEMSLEQFGRNAIQTAKQVLMQRVRESERERIYEDYKDRVGNIVSGTVRQVDRGNILVNLGRAEAYLPYGEQIRKERYNQGDTIRACIVDVDKDIKGPLITISRTSSQFLRKLFEQEVPEIFDGDVEIKSIAREPGGRSKIAVRSRSDKVDAVGSCVGMKGSRVQAVVNELHGEKIDIVNWSDISSEFVSRALAPAKVSGLRFNEAGKTVVVIVEEDQLSLAIGRQGQNVRLASKLTGWEIDLATVKDTERRSKFEQKLLMDISEMYGVTKTLSRKLKDFGVLTVQKLHKTPVEELKEIKGIGEKTADNLKARAEETMEELDKALEELIEKEKEKDEGMEEKLFGEKVFESSEDKESEVMPTEDELFGKSREKEKDEVEQEEENADTPGTDEGEITEENDNETDQADSESEGDSESPLFEEAEDDTEKKLE, encoded by the coding sequence ATGAAATCGGAATTCTTCAACGCCTTTTCGCAGATGGTACGCGTAAAGAGGATTGACAAAAATGCTCTTATTGAAACTGTCAAAGCCAGTCTTGTTTCCGCGGCAAAACGGAAGTTTGGACCTGACGCGGACGTGAGAGTTCATATCGACGAAGCCAAGGGCGCTCTTGAAATTAATCGTATATACAAAGTTGTAGAGGAAGTTGAATCAACTGATACAGAGATAACGCTGGATGAAGCTTTGCAGCTGGATGAAAACGCTGAAATTGGCGGAGAGGTTTCCGAAGAGATGTCTCTCGAGCAATTTGGAAGGAATGCCATACAAACCGCTAAACAGGTTCTTATGCAGCGTGTCCGGGAATCAGAGAGAGAAAGGATCTACGAGGATTATAAAGACAGAGTGGGTAATATTGTTTCAGGTACGGTCAGGCAGGTAGACAGAGGCAACATCCTTGTTAACCTCGGAAGAGCTGAAGCGTATCTTCCTTACGGAGAACAGATAAGGAAAGAAAGGTATAATCAGGGTGATACGATCAGAGCCTGTATCGTTGACGTTGATAAAGATATCAAAGGCCCCCTTATTACGATCTCGAGAACCAGCAGTCAATTCCTCAGAAAGTTATTCGAACAGGAAGTTCCTGAAATTTTTGACGGAGATGTTGAAATAAAGAGTATCGCGAGAGAACCGGGAGGGAGATCAAAGATCGCCGTTCGTTCTCGGAGTGATAAAGTAGACGCGGTAGGGTCATGTGTTGGAATGAAGGGATCGAGGGTTCAGGCTGTCGTAAATGAATTACACGGCGAAAAGATAGATATAGTGAACTGGAGTGATATCTCTTCCGAATTCGTCTCTCGCGCGCTCGCGCCGGCTAAAGTCAGCGGTTTGCGGTTCAATGAAGCGGGAAAAACCGTTGTGGTTATTGTTGAGGAAGATCAGCTGTCGCTTGCTATAGGCAGGCAGGGTCAGAATGTAAGGCTGGCTTCGAAACTTACAGGATGGGAAATAGATTTGGCCACGGTTAAGGACACCGAAAGAAGAAGCAAGTTTGAACAGAAACTCTTGATGGATATATCGGAAATGTACGGAGTCACTAAAACGCTGTCCAGGAAACTCAAGGATTTTGGGGTATTAACTGTACAGAAGCTTCACAAGACACCGGTAGAGGAACTCAAAGAGATAAAAGGAATAGGAGAAAAGACTGCCGATAACCTCAAGGCGAGAGCCGAGGAGACTATGGAAGAGCTGGATAAAGCGCTTGAGGAACTTATCGAGAAGGAAAAAGAAAAAGATGAGGGCATGGAGGAGAAGCTGTTTGGTGAAAAGGTGTTCGAATCCTCTGAAGATAAGGAAAGTGAAGTAATGCCTACCGAGGATGAGTTGTTCGGCAAATCCCGAGAGAAAGAGAAGGATGAAGTTGAACAGGAAGAGGAGAATGCCGATACTCCCGGGACAGATGAAGGTGAAATCACTGAAGAAAACGATAATGAAACAGATCAGGCAGATAGTGAATCTGAAGGAGATTCTGAAAGCCCACTTTTTGAAGAGGCGGAAGATGATACCGAAAAAAAACTAGAGTAA